One window of Robiginitalea biformata HTCC2501 genomic DNA carries:
- a CDS encoding gluzincin family metallopeptidase, whose product MYTRILFANRGILPLLLLLMAGCLHPAAAQHRNTIRANLVEDTHLIEIQQEFTYVNQSADSLPSLFFNDWNHAYSDKSTALAERFAEEFKKSLHLAKREDRGETEILTVVDEVYRGLNWNRLPGKDLVEFRLGQPLAPGDSTRLFITYTVKLPPNRYTPYGYGPDGSYYLRDWYLTPAVYDGTWHLYNNKNLEDLYTDIADTRIDFTFPDSLYLGTNFVDINLSQFPERQVATLRGSQRKSCDIILNHHKPFKKHVTPFLFVVTDIESQKYPEMLQGISIDRITRFIHQNLGDFPYEQLLVSETDFNKNPLYGLNQLPSFIRPYEEQFQFEMKFLKTALGSYMRETLFLDPRKDKWVSDAIVNYLMIRFVEEFYPDQKLLGKISNWWLVRNFHLAQMDFNDQYSLLYMLMARSNRDQALATPNDSLIKFNQKIGNTYKAGLGLAYLADYMGEEPVQKAIKDFWNEHKLERVTPSDFRESVEKYATHDIDWFFDTYVTTSKQIDFKIHRVEQTGDSLSVTLKNKTGTEVPISLFGIAEDSVVSKYWFDGFSGARTVQIPQSGEERLVLNYDQNIPEFNQRDNWKSLGGFFSGNKKLKFQFFKDSENPYYNQVFYMPVANYNFYDGLTPGIRLTNKTLLQRPFVFDFAPTYAMKEQALVGYGRFTYRHYHGKSGFYVTNYAISGSTSHFQVNSRYSTLTPSISFGWRPADLISNERSSLLLRYVNVFRTIDPALGDLETDPDYSVLNLRYNHLENGIINYFSWFADAQHSADFTKLSFDMEYRKLLESNRQINLRFFAGVFLRNKTESDFFSFALDRPTDYLFDYNYLGRSEDTGIFSQQIIIAEGGFKSKLQQPFANSWMLTGNASFNLWRWIEVYGDMGFLGNQGDSARFVYDAGVRLNLVTDYFELYFPFYSNNGWEIAQPDYDTRIRFIITISPRTLTGLFTRKWF is encoded by the coding sequence ATGTATACGCGGATCCTTTTTGCCAACCGGGGAATACTTCCCCTGCTCCTCCTGCTCATGGCCGGTTGCCTGCATCCGGCAGCAGCCCAGCACCGGAACACCATCCGCGCCAACCTGGTGGAAGACACCCACCTGATCGAAATCCAACAGGAATTCACCTATGTCAACCAGTCGGCCGATTCCCTGCCCAGCCTCTTCTTCAACGACTGGAACCACGCCTATTCGGATAAGAGTACTGCCCTGGCGGAGCGGTTTGCCGAGGAATTCAAAAAATCGCTCCACCTGGCCAAAAGGGAAGACCGGGGTGAAACGGAAATCCTGACCGTTGTGGACGAGGTGTACCGCGGGCTCAACTGGAACCGCCTGCCGGGCAAAGACCTCGTGGAGTTCCGTCTCGGGCAGCCTCTGGCCCCCGGCGATTCCACCCGCCTGTTTATCACCTACACGGTAAAGCTACCGCCGAACCGATATACCCCTTACGGCTATGGGCCGGACGGAAGCTATTACCTCAGGGACTGGTACCTGACCCCGGCCGTATACGACGGCACCTGGCACCTCTACAACAACAAGAACCTGGAGGACCTCTATACGGACATCGCCGATACGCGCATCGATTTTACCTTCCCGGATTCCCTGTACCTGGGGACCAATTTTGTCGACATCAACCTGAGCCAGTTCCCGGAACGGCAGGTGGCCACCCTGAGGGGCAGCCAGCGGAAAAGCTGCGACATCATCCTGAACCACCACAAGCCCTTTAAAAAGCATGTGACCCCGTTCCTCTTTGTTGTTACGGATATCGAATCCCAGAAATACCCGGAAATGCTGCAGGGCATTTCCATCGACCGCATCACCCGCTTCATCCACCAAAACCTCGGGGATTTTCCCTATGAACAATTGCTGGTGAGCGAAACGGATTTCAACAAGAACCCGCTGTACGGCCTCAACCAGTTGCCTTCCTTTATCCGCCCATACGAGGAACAATTCCAGTTTGAGATGAAATTCCTCAAGACGGCCCTGGGCAGCTACATGCGGGAAACCCTCTTCCTGGACCCGAGGAAGGACAAATGGGTAAGCGATGCCATTGTCAATTACCTGATGATCCGGTTTGTGGAGGAGTTTTACCCGGACCAGAAACTGCTGGGCAAGATTTCCAACTGGTGGCTCGTGCGGAACTTCCACCTGGCACAGATGGATTTCAACGACCAGTATTCCCTCCTGTATATGCTGATGGCCCGCAGCAACCGGGACCAGGCCCTGGCCACCCCGAATGACTCCCTGATCAAGTTCAACCAAAAGATCGGGAACACCTATAAAGCCGGGCTGGGCCTCGCCTATCTGGCCGATTACATGGGGGAGGAACCCGTACAAAAAGCCATTAAGGACTTCTGGAACGAACACAAATTGGAACGGGTAACCCCCTCGGACTTCCGGGAGTCCGTGGAAAAATACGCCACGCACGATATCGACTGGTTTTTTGACACGTATGTCACCACGAGCAAGCAGATCGATTTTAAGATCCACCGGGTGGAACAGACCGGGGATTCCCTGTCGGTAACGCTGAAAAACAAAACGGGCACCGAAGTGCCGATTTCGCTCTTCGGGATAGCGGAGGATTCGGTAGTCTCCAAATACTGGTTCGACGGGTTCAGCGGCGCGCGGACTGTACAGATTCCCCAAAGCGGGGAGGAACGGCTCGTACTCAATTACGACCAGAATATCCCGGAATTCAACCAACGGGATAACTGGAAATCCCTCGGTGGGTTTTTCTCCGGGAACAAAAAACTGAAATTCCAGTTTTTCAAGGATTCCGAGAACCCCTATTACAACCAGGTTTTCTATATGCCTGTGGCGAACTACAATTTTTACGACGGGCTTACCCCGGGCATCCGGCTGACCAACAAAACCCTCTTGCAGCGGCCTTTTGTATTCGATTTCGCCCCTACCTACGCCATGAAGGAGCAGGCCCTGGTGGGTTACGGGCGGTTTACCTACCGGCACTATCACGGCAAAAGCGGGTTTTACGTCACCAACTACGCCATTTCCGGGTCTACCTCGCATTTCCAGGTAAATTCCCGGTATTCCACCCTGACCCCCTCTATCAGTTTTGGCTGGCGGCCTGCCGACCTGATCTCCAATGAGCGGTCCAGCCTGTTGCTCCGGTACGTGAACGTTTTCCGGACCATCGACCCGGCCCTGGGCGACCTGGAAACCGACCCGGACTACAGCGTGCTCAACCTTCGCTACAACCACCTGGAAAACGGCATCATCAACTACTTTTCCTGGTTTGCGGACGCCCAGCATTCCGCAGATTTCACCAAGCTCTCCTTCGATATGGAATACCGCAAACTCCTGGAGAGCAACCGGCAGATCAACCTGCGCTTTTTCGCAGGGGTATTCCTGCGAAATAAAACGGAATCGGATTTTTTCAGCTTTGCCCTGGACCGGCCCACGGACTATCTCTTCGACTACAACTATCTGGGTCGGTCCGAGGACACGGGTATTTTCAGCCAGCAGATCATTATCGCCGAAGGCGGGTTCAAATCTAAATTGCAGCAGCCTTTTGCAAATAGTTGGATGCTGACGGGAAATGCGAGTTTCAACCTCTGGCGGTGGATCGAGGTATACGGGGATATGGGATTTCTGGGCAACCAGGGGGATTCTGCCCGGTTTGTCTACGACGCCGGGGTTCGCCTGAACCTGGTAACGGATTATTTTGAATTATACTTCCCCTTCTACTCAAACAACGGGTGGGAAATTGCCCAGCCCGACTACGATACGCGCATCCGGTTTATCATTACCATCAGCCCGAGGACACTGACCGGCCTCTTTACGCGGAAATGGTTTTAA
- a CDS encoding acyl carrier protein phosphodiesterase codes for MNYLAHIYLSFGDDELALGNFIADSIRGRKYKDYPERVGQGILLHRAIDTFTDAHPTTRRSSKRLHKRYSHYSRVIVDIYYDHFLARDWERYSDTPLTEFADNFYALLEENFDWLPVNIQRLYPYMVADNWLVNYASMEGIARVLQGMNRRTNNKSGMDQAIDDLGWHYEAFREEFHSFFGELIIFSRNKIASF; via the coding sequence ATGAACTACCTGGCCCATATTTACCTTTCCTTCGGGGACGATGAGCTCGCCCTCGGCAATTTCATCGCAGACAGCATCCGCGGCAGGAAGTACAAAGACTACCCGGAACGGGTCGGGCAGGGGATCCTGCTGCACCGGGCCATCGATACGTTTACCGATGCCCATCCGACCACCCGGCGCAGCAGCAAACGCCTGCACAAGCGGTACAGCCATTACAGCCGGGTGATTGTGGATATCTACTACGACCATTTCCTGGCCCGGGACTGGGAGCGCTATTCGGATACCCCCCTTACGGAATTTGCGGACAATTTCTACGCACTCCTGGAGGAGAATTTTGACTGGTTGCCCGTAAACATCCAGCGACTCTACCCCTATATGGTGGCTGACAACTGGCTCGTGAATTACGCGAGCATGGAGGGGATTGCCCGCGTATTGCAGGGGATGAACCGCAGGACCAACAACAAATCCGGGATGGACCAGGCCATAGACGACCTGGGCTGGCACTACGAGGCTTTCCGGGAAGAATTCCATTCGTTTTTTGGGGAATTGATTATCTTTTCCCGCAATAAAATAGCATCCTTTTGA
- the ggt gene encoding gamma-glutamyltransferase — MRLTFIPPTRTVLRAFLICFLILGTAGCRKAPPEPTGLVAEKAMVVSARAEASRIGVEILQKGGNAFDAMIATEMALTVAYPFAGSLGGGGFMVYRLADGTTGSIDYREKAPLAATADMYLDSLGNPDPAKSRMGATAVGVPGAIAGIFEVHERFGTLPMDTLLAPAIELARKGVVVTENQARRLERVRADMIAVNGDSILFANHCRPGDTLRYAALAETLERIARNGRDEFYKGETARILAAFIQEAGGYITEEDLARYQAKWRDPVEFTYKDLKIISMAPPSSGGVTMNQILKMIEPYDLSGMGMHSARSIQLFTEAARRAYADRNYYLGDPDFVDIPLDTLLSEDYLRGRMASFSFDAATPSSEIAEGELAAYESMETTHYSIVDASGNSVSATVTLNGAYGSKLYCAPLGFFLNNEMDDFSAKPGVPNMFGLIGAEANSIAPEKRMLSSMTPTLVERDGKLWMSVGTPGGSTIITAVAQTILNVYEFGLSMQQSVDAPRFHHQWLPDLLVFEPEGFPESLKDSLRARGYILNEDYTPIIGKVDGIRVLPDGRLEGGADHRGDDTAVGF; from the coding sequence TTGAGACTGACCTTTATCCCTCCTACCCGGACAGTCCTCCGGGCATTTCTTATTTGTTTCCTGATACTTGGAACTGCGGGTTGCCGCAAGGCACCGCCAGAACCCACGGGCCTGGTGGCCGAGAAGGCCATGGTGGTTTCGGCACGGGCGGAAGCCTCCCGGATCGGCGTTGAAATCCTTCAGAAAGGCGGGAATGCCTTTGACGCGATGATCGCCACGGAGATGGCCCTTACCGTGGCCTACCCCTTTGCAGGGAGCCTGGGGGGAGGCGGCTTTATGGTATACCGCCTGGCCGACGGGACCACCGGCAGCATCGACTACCGGGAAAAAGCGCCCCTGGCCGCCACGGCGGATATGTACCTGGACTCCCTGGGAAACCCGGACCCGGCCAAAAGCCGGATGGGCGCCACAGCTGTCGGGGTGCCGGGCGCCATTGCCGGGATATTTGAGGTACACGAGCGTTTCGGGACCCTGCCGATGGATACCCTCCTGGCGCCGGCCATCGAACTTGCGCGCAAGGGTGTGGTGGTGACCGAGAATCAGGCGCGGCGCCTGGAACGGGTACGGGCCGATATGATCGCGGTCAACGGCGACAGCATCCTGTTCGCCAACCATTGCCGTCCCGGGGACACCTTGCGGTATGCTGCCCTGGCGGAGACCCTGGAGCGCATTGCCCGGAACGGGCGGGACGAATTTTACAAGGGGGAGACCGCACGTATTCTGGCGGCCTTTATCCAGGAGGCCGGCGGTTATATCACGGAAGAAGATTTGGCGCGCTACCAGGCCAAGTGGCGCGACCCGGTGGAATTCACCTACAAGGATCTGAAAATCATCTCTATGGCTCCGCCCAGCAGTGGCGGGGTCACCATGAACCAGATCCTGAAAATGATCGAACCCTACGACCTGTCCGGGATGGGCATGCACTCAGCCCGCAGCATCCAGTTGTTTACCGAGGCGGCCCGGCGCGCCTATGCCGACAGGAATTATTACCTGGGCGACCCGGACTTCGTAGACATCCCCCTGGATACGCTTCTCAGTGAGGACTACCTGCGGGGACGGATGGCCAGTTTCAGTTTCGATGCAGCCACCCCCTCCTCGGAAATCGCGGAAGGGGAACTCGCGGCCTATGAGAGTATGGAAACCACCCACTATTCCATTGTCGACGCCTCCGGGAATTCCGTTTCCGCCACTGTTACTCTCAACGGGGCTTATGGTTCCAAACTTTACTGTGCGCCCCTCGGGTTTTTCCTCAACAATGAAATGGACGATTTCAGTGCGAAACCGGGGGTCCCCAATATGTTTGGCCTGATCGGGGCGGAAGCCAACAGCATTGCGCCCGAAAAGCGGATGCTCAGCAGCATGACCCCCACCCTGGTGGAAAGGGACGGGAAACTCTGGATGTCTGTGGGGACCCCGGGGGGGTCTACCATCATTACGGCCGTTGCCCAGACCATCCTGAATGTCTATGAATTTGGACTGAGTATGCAGCAGTCCGTGGATGCCCCTCGGTTCCACCACCAATGGCTCCCTGACCTGCTGGTATTTGAACCGGAAGGCTTCCCTGAAAGCCTGAAGGACAGCCTCAGGGCACGGGGTTACATCCTGAATGAGGACTACACCCCGATTATCGGAAAAGTAGATGGGATCCGGGTCCTGCCGGACGGTCGTCTGGAAGGGGGTGCGGACCACAGGGGTGATGATACGGCGGTAGGGTTCTGA
- the uvrA gene encoding excinuclease ABC subunit UvrA, which produces MAETEETIDVQGARTHNLKDIDVQIPREKLVVITGLSGSGKSSLAFDTIYAEGQRRYIETFSAYARQFLGSLERPDVDKIDGLSPVIAIEQKTTSRSPRSTVGTITEVYDFLRLLFARASDAYSYHTGKKMVSYTDRQIRDLIVSDFEGKRITVLAPVIRSRKGHYRELFEQIAKQGFVKVRVDGEIRDLEKGMKVDRYKTHDIEIVVDRLQAASDAETAGRLDESIRTALYAGDGVMMVLEAESDQPRYFSRDLMCPETGISYPVPEPNTFSFNSPKGMCPECNGLGHVYEANRKKIIPDASQSIKGGGLAPLGTYKKSWAFKQLETIALRYGFDLGDPIEKIPDEALEVILHGGNERFEVDSKTLGVRRQYKIEYEGIAHFIVNQYRDSDSTSIKRWARDYMDKVSCPDCGGARLRKESLYFRVDGRNIAELAQMDIGQLAAFFRDLRERLKGDQLQIAGEIIKEINTRLGFLLDVGLEYLSLNRGSKTLSGGEAQRIRLATQIGSQLVGVLYILDEPSIGLHQRDNNRLINSLKALRDLGNSVIVVEHDKDMIEKADHVIDIGPMAGKHGGEIISEGPPETLRLHDTLTAAYLNGSREIPVPAKRRKGNGKEIVLSGCTGHNLKGVTAVFPLGKMIGVTGVSGSGKSTLVNETLYPIMNAHYFNGVKRPMPYEKIEGLEHADKVIDINQAPIGRTPRSNPATYTGVFSEIRALFAKTTEASIRGYKPGRFSFNVKGGRCETCQGGGLRVIEMNFLPDVYVECESCYGKRFNRETLEIRYKGKSIADVLEMTIDEAVTFFEHIPKIYRKLKTIQDVGLGYISLGQQSTTLSGGEAQRVKLATELSKRDTGNTFYILDEPTTGLHFEDIRVLMEVLNRLVDKGNTVLVIEHNLDVIKMVDHIIDVGYEGGRGGGEIVATGTPEAVSKDPKSHTARYLKRELFPDRQLASQTQEEQ; this is translated from the coding sequence ATGGCAGAAACGGAAGAAACGATTGATGTACAGGGTGCCCGGACGCACAATCTCAAGGATATCGACGTACAGATTCCCAGGGAAAAGCTGGTGGTGATTACCGGCCTTTCGGGTAGCGGAAAATCCTCCCTGGCATTCGATACCATATACGCTGAAGGTCAACGACGGTACATCGAGACGTTTTCCGCTTATGCCCGGCAATTCCTCGGCAGTCTGGAACGGCCGGATGTCGATAAAATCGACGGTCTTTCGCCGGTCATTGCCATTGAGCAAAAAACAACCTCCCGATCCCCCCGGTCTACTGTGGGGACAATCACGGAGGTATACGATTTCCTCCGGCTCCTGTTTGCCCGGGCTTCGGATGCCTACAGCTATCATACCGGCAAAAAGATGGTCAGCTATACGGACCGGCAAATCCGCGACCTGATCGTCAGTGATTTTGAAGGGAAGCGAATCACTGTGCTCGCCCCGGTGATCCGGTCGCGCAAAGGGCACTACCGGGAACTATTTGAGCAAATCGCCAAACAGGGTTTCGTGAAAGTACGGGTAGATGGGGAGATTCGCGACCTGGAGAAAGGCATGAAGGTAGACCGGTACAAGACCCACGATATTGAAATCGTGGTAGACCGCCTGCAGGCGGCCTCAGATGCGGAAACGGCAGGCAGGCTGGACGAGAGTATCCGCACGGCCCTTTATGCCGGGGACGGCGTGATGATGGTCCTGGAAGCGGAAAGCGATCAGCCCCGGTATTTTAGCAGGGACCTCATGTGCCCGGAAACGGGTATTTCCTACCCTGTACCCGAACCGAATACCTTTTCCTTTAATTCACCCAAGGGGATGTGCCCCGAATGCAACGGCCTGGGGCATGTCTATGAGGCAAACCGGAAGAAAATCATCCCGGACGCCTCCCAATCCATCAAGGGCGGCGGTCTGGCGCCCCTGGGCACTTATAAAAAATCCTGGGCCTTCAAGCAGCTCGAGACGATTGCCCTGCGATACGGCTTTGACCTGGGCGACCCGATTGAAAAAATCCCGGACGAGGCCCTGGAGGTGATCCTCCACGGCGGGAACGAACGCTTTGAGGTGGACAGCAAAACACTGGGTGTGCGCCGGCAATACAAGATCGAATACGAGGGGATTGCCCATTTTATCGTCAACCAGTACCGGGACAGCGATTCCACCAGCATCAAACGGTGGGCCCGGGATTATATGGACAAGGTGTCCTGTCCGGACTGCGGGGGTGCCCGCCTCCGGAAGGAATCCCTGTATTTCCGGGTAGACGGCAGGAATATCGCCGAACTCGCCCAAATGGATATCGGCCAACTCGCTGCTTTTTTCCGGGATCTCAGGGAGCGGCTCAAGGGCGACCAGTTGCAGATTGCCGGGGAGATTATCAAGGAGATCAACACCCGCCTGGGCTTCTTGCTGGACGTGGGCCTGGAATACCTCTCGCTCAACCGGGGTTCGAAAACCCTCTCGGGGGGCGAGGCACAGCGGATACGCCTCGCCACGCAAATCGGTTCCCAACTGGTGGGGGTCCTCTATATCCTGGACGAACCCAGTATCGGGTTGCACCAGCGCGACAACAACCGTCTGATCAATTCCCTGAAAGCGCTGCGCGACCTCGGGAATTCGGTGATCGTGGTGGAGCACGACAAGGACATGATTGAGAAGGCCGACCACGTCATCGACATCGGCCCCATGGCCGGAAAACACGGGGGCGAGATCATTTCGGAAGGTCCCCCGGAAACGCTGCGGCTTCACGACACGCTTACCGCGGCCTATTTGAACGGGAGCCGCGAAATCCCGGTGCCGGCCAAACGCCGGAAAGGCAACGGGAAGGAGATTGTCCTCAGTGGGTGTACGGGACACAACCTCAAAGGGGTCACGGCCGTATTCCCGCTGGGGAAGATGATCGGGGTTACCGGCGTGTCCGGCAGCGGTAAATCCACCCTGGTCAACGAGACGCTCTACCCGATTATGAACGCGCATTATTTCAACGGGGTCAAACGCCCCATGCCGTACGAAAAAATCGAAGGCCTTGAGCACGCGGACAAGGTAATCGATATCAACCAGGCGCCCATCGGGCGGACGCCCCGGTCCAACCCGGCCACCTATACGGGGGTGTTCAGCGAGATCCGGGCGCTTTTTGCCAAAACCACGGAAGCCTCCATCCGGGGGTATAAGCCCGGACGGTTCAGTTTCAACGTCAAGGGTGGCCGGTGTGAGACCTGCCAGGGCGGCGGCCTCCGGGTCATCGAAATGAACTTCCTCCCGGACGTGTATGTGGAATGCGAAAGCTGTTACGGCAAGCGGTTCAACCGGGAAACCCTGGAGATCCGCTACAAGGGAAAATCCATTGCGGACGTACTGGAAATGACCATTGACGAAGCGGTGACATTCTTTGAGCATATCCCGAAGATCTACCGGAAGCTAAAGACCATCCAGGATGTGGGGCTCGGGTACATATCCCTGGGCCAGCAATCCACCACCTTGTCCGGAGGGGAGGCCCAGCGGGTGAAACTCGCCACGGAGTTGTCCAAACGGGATACGGGAAATACGTTCTATATTCTGGACGAACCTACCACCGGCCTGCATTTTGAAGATATCCGGGTGTTGATGGAAGTGCTCAACCGGCTGGTAGACAAGGGAAACACCGTCCTGGTTATCGAGCACAACCTGGACGTGATCAAAATGGTGGACCACATCATCGACGTGGGTTACGAAGGCGGCCGAGGCGGGGGGGAGATTGTTGCAACCGGCACCCCGGAGGCCGTCAGTAAGGACCCCAAAAGCCATACGGCCCGGTATTTGAAACGGGAATTGTTCCCGGACCGCCAATTGGCATCCCAAACGCAGGAGGAACAATAA
- a CDS encoding DUF4130 domain-containing protein — METGSCLIYDGTFEGFMTAVATGLEKQLQVARITAKPVPQGGLFVSERQIAPNRQLAKAFWDAIGNRGSGLQRLVYFAFLAAGDGKELAIFNYLKCLLQQEGETEQQCEAEQHSRLAIRNRLEAWASQVEGEKLAIESSLAFNHSASGVPCGIIAPRHDVLPLLSRYFRLRFGNSPWIVFDSRRQYGLKSENGTVAVIRHCPGVRDAILRGPQTESHLVGSSPQRAYRPAV, encoded by the coding sequence ATGGAAACAGGCAGTTGTTTGATTTACGACGGAACATTCGAAGGGTTTATGACCGCAGTGGCAACCGGATTGGAAAAACAGCTCCAGGTTGCCCGGATAACTGCAAAACCCGTGCCCCAGGGCGGGTTATTTGTCAGCGAACGGCAAATCGCTCCCAACAGACAGCTTGCAAAGGCCTTTTGGGACGCCATCGGCAACAGGGGTTCCGGCTTGCAGCGGCTGGTTTATTTTGCCTTCCTGGCTGCCGGAGATGGGAAGGAATTGGCCATCTTCAATTATTTAAAATGTCTGCTGCAGCAGGAAGGCGAAACGGAACAGCAATGCGAAGCGGAACAGCACAGCCGTTTGGCAATTCGCAACCGTCTCGAGGCCTGGGCGTCACAGGTAGAAGGGGAAAAACTCGCTATTGAATCCAGCCTGGCTTTTAATCACAGTGCTTCCGGGGTCCCCTGTGGAATAATCGCCCCCCGCCACGACGTGCTCCCCCTGCTCTCCCGCTATTTCAGGCTGCGCTTCGGCAATTCCCCCTGGATCGTCTTTGACTCCAGGCGGCAATATGGGTTGAAAAGCGAGAATGGCACAGTTGCTGTCATCCGGCACTGCCCCGGCGTGCGGGACGCGATTCTACGGGGGCCGCAGACGGAATCGCACCTCGTGGGGTCCTCCCCCCAAAGGGCCTATCGCCCCGCCGTATAA
- a CDS encoding XRE family transcriptional regulator encodes MEQEISTRRFTEVRRQLGYTQAEFAELLGIPSTTADIERGRTKLSGMVVSELLRQFKINPLWLFGSSERQYLEPASVNVMPKVVTVDSADRENMVLVNAKAAAGYPQNIQDSSWFRRLPAFDLPIPQFRNATYRGFQVEGDSMLPNLRPGDWVLARAVSDWKEVSPNRIYVIVLEDAVLVKKVEKLPGTGRFRLISLNESYAPYEISESQLQEVWEVSSKITFGVDATTETGLLRQLQESMDELKQKLARA; translated from the coding sequence ATGGAACAGGAAATCAGCACCAGGCGGTTTACGGAAGTCCGGCGGCAATTGGGGTACACCCAGGCGGAATTTGCGGAATTGCTGGGGATACCCAGCACCACCGCCGATATCGAACGGGGCAGGACCAAATTGTCCGGCATGGTGGTTTCCGAGTTGCTGAGGCAGTTTAAAATCAACCCGCTTTGGCTATTCGGTTCGAGTGAACGGCAATACCTGGAACCCGCTTCGGTCAATGTAATGCCCAAGGTGGTTACCGTGGATTCCGCCGACAGGGAAAACATGGTCCTGGTCAACGCCAAGGCGGCCGCAGGCTACCCGCAGAATATCCAGGACAGCAGCTGGTTCCGCCGGTTGCCTGCCTTTGACCTGCCCATCCCGCAATTCCGGAATGCCACCTACCGGGGGTTCCAGGTGGAAGGGGACAGTATGCTCCCGAACCTGCGACCCGGGGACTGGGTACTGGCCCGCGCGGTTTCGGACTGGAAAGAAGTTAGCCCGAACCGGATCTATGTCATTGTGCTGGAGGATGCCGTACTTGTAAAGAAGGTGGAAAAATTACCGGGGACCGGACGATTCCGGCTGATTTCCCTCAACGAATCCTATGCGCCCTACGAAATCTCCGAGTCCCAGTTGCAGGAAGTCTGGGAAGTGAGCAGCAAGATCACCTTCGGGGTGGATGCCACCACCGAGACCGGGCTGCTGCGCCAATTGCAGGAATCCATGGATGAGCTCAAACAGAAACTCGCCAGGGCCTGA
- a CDS encoding LOG family protein, with translation MRKEKHTKGWNEIKTNDSWAIFKIMGEFVNGYEKLSVIGPCVSIFGSARTQPDHPYYQEAVDTARKLSEAGYGIITGGGPGIMEAGNRGANEAGGTSVGLNIDLPFEQHDNPYIDPDKSLDFDYFFVRKVMFVKYSQGFVVMPGGFGTLDELFEAMTLIQTEKIGRFPIVLFGTKFWGGLLDWIKGTMLEAGNISPTDLDLIQLVDTPEEVVEIIDGFYKGHMLSPNF, from the coding sequence ATGAGAAAAGAAAAACACACAAAAGGCTGGAACGAAATCAAGACCAACGACTCCTGGGCGATCTTCAAGATCATGGGGGAATTCGTCAACGGGTATGAAAAGCTCAGCGTGATCGGCCCGTGCGTCAGCATCTTCGGTTCGGCCCGGACCCAGCCCGACCACCCCTATTATCAGGAGGCCGTGGATACTGCCCGCAAACTCTCAGAAGCGGGTTACGGGATTATCACCGGCGGGGGGCCGGGGATCATGGAGGCCGGGAACCGGGGCGCCAACGAAGCTGGGGGCACTTCCGTGGGCCTGAACATCGACCTGCCCTTTGAACAACACGACAATCCCTATATCGATCCGGATAAAAGCCTGGACTTTGATTACTTTTTTGTCCGCAAGGTGATGTTTGTAAAGTATTCCCAGGGATTTGTGGTCATGCCGGGCGGGTTCGGCACCCTGGACGAGCTCTTTGAGGCGATGACCCTGATCCAGACAGAAAAAATTGGGCGTTTCCCCATTGTGCTCTTCGGCACAAAATTCTGGGGCGGTTTGCTCGACTGGATCAAGGGTACGATGCTGGAGGCCGGCAACATCAGCCCCACGGACCTGGACCTGATCCAGTTGGTGGATACCCCGGAGGAGGTTGTGGAAATTATCGACGGCTTTTATAAAGGGCACATGCTCAGCCCAAACTTCTGA